One genomic segment of Hydrocarboniclastica marina includes these proteins:
- the apbC gene encoding iron-sulfur cluster carrier protein ApbC, with product MAIPTRRSVEMVLEQWSEPHLKQNLIAAKAVRDIQCEEDRIKVQLSLGFPADAYGAELSAMLQQLLREQLQVSRVEIDLGWDVRSHAVAGTVKPLPGIKNIIAVASGKGGVGKSTTTANLALALAAEGARVGILDADVYGPSQPRMLGIDQQPDVLENKRLKPLENHGVQVMSVGFLVDEEAPVIWRGPMVTQALTQLLNGTAWQGLDYLLVDLPPGTGDVQLTMAQKVPVTGAVIVTTPQDIALLDARKGVRMFEKANVPVLGVVENMSTHICSGCGREEHIFGAGGGARMAANYELDLLGELPLDIRIREGADAGKPIVLTDPAGTLAQAYGRIARNITAKIGLTPIDFSASFPRIVVHEV from the coding sequence ATTCCGACCCGGCGCAGTGTGGAAATGGTTCTGGAGCAGTGGTCAGAGCCTCACCTGAAGCAAAATCTGATCGCTGCGAAAGCGGTCAGGGATATCCAGTGCGAGGAAGACCGAATCAAAGTGCAGCTGTCGTTGGGCTTTCCCGCTGACGCTTACGGTGCCGAGCTTTCGGCGATGCTGCAGCAGCTCCTGCGGGAGCAGCTCCAGGTGTCCCGGGTGGAGATTGACCTTGGCTGGGACGTGCGTAGCCACGCGGTCGCAGGCACAGTCAAACCGCTGCCGGGTATCAAAAACATTATAGCCGTCGCGTCAGGGAAGGGCGGCGTGGGCAAGTCCACCACCACGGCAAACCTGGCCCTGGCCCTGGCTGCGGAGGGCGCCCGCGTGGGCATCCTTGATGCGGATGTCTACGGGCCCAGCCAGCCGCGCATGCTTGGCATTGACCAGCAGCCGGATGTGCTCGAGAACAAGCGCCTCAAGCCCCTGGAGAACCACGGCGTCCAGGTCATGTCGGTGGGCTTCCTGGTGGACGAGGAAGCTCCAGTCATCTGGCGCGGACCCATGGTGACCCAAGCCCTGACCCAGCTTCTGAACGGCACCGCCTGGCAGGGGCTGGACTATCTTCTGGTGGACCTGCCGCCGGGTACAGGAGACGTACAGTTGACGATGGCGCAAAAGGTTCCGGTTACCGGCGCGGTGATCGTCACAACGCCCCAGGACATCGCCCTGCTGGATGCGCGCAAGGGGGTGCGTATGTTCGAGAAAGCTAACGTGCCGGTGCTTGGCGTGGTCGAAAACATGAGCACGCACATCTGTAGCGGCTGCGGTCGTGAAGAGCATATCTTCGGCGCCGGGGGTGGGGCCAGAATGGCCGCGAACTACGAGCTTGATCTGCTTGGCGAGTTGCCGTTGGACATCCGTATCCGTGAAGGCGCAGATGCCGGAAAACCGATCGTCCTCACTGATCCGGCTGGCACCTTGGCCCAGGCCTACGGCAGGATCGCCCGGAACATCACCGCTAAAATTGGCCTGACGCCGATCGACTTCAGCGCCAGCTTTCCCAGGATCGTCGTCCACGAAGTCTGA
- a CDS encoding ABC transporter substrate-binding protein, with the protein MKLFRVAAGMVALSLSGVGVAQTIDVRIGHQSTVTNTVSGGIVLEKLELLQKHLPKDGKYADTDYNISYSDYTSGPPITNQMIAGRLEFGVMGDYPLITNGAAFQKAGKTETRLIAITGYNLKGTGNGIVVPIDSPVQSLEELKGKQISTPFGSAAWGMTLQVLADKGLSESIQLRDQGPPVGVANIAGGRIDAHADFTPWSEVMEFRGTGRKIFDGSEADIPTFHGTVVRKEFADEHPEVVQGVINATLEAQAWIQEDPMRAAMKVSEWTGIEKEVLYLYLSNGGITTQDASIKPQWVASLKESHALLQRERNVPDLDFERWVDDQFVRKAYEKNGVDYDEQVAEVVTPKANNADLAQAEIWFKDEGVSEYDTIAAMFEARKKAEADGKEINATYVYDHSTGLKLFGKAAFMVENSGGNLVAFMKKADADTYASTNGGSLIAGLGQ; encoded by the coding sequence ATGAAACTATTCAGAGTCGCGGCCGGTATGGTCGCCCTGAGTCTCAGTGGCGTGGGTGTGGCCCAGACCATCGACGTGCGCATCGGCCATCAAAGCACGGTGACAAACACGGTTTCCGGCGGGATCGTGCTGGAGAAACTTGAGCTGCTGCAGAAACATTTGCCAAAAGATGGCAAATACGCCGATACCGACTACAACATTTCTTACAGCGACTATACCTCCGGGCCGCCTATTACCAACCAGATGATTGCCGGCCGGCTGGAATTCGGGGTGATGGGCGACTATCCCCTGATCACCAACGGCGCGGCCTTTCAGAAAGCGGGTAAAACCGAGACCCGGCTCATCGCCATCACCGGCTACAACCTCAAGGGAACGGGCAACGGCATCGTTGTCCCTATCGATTCGCCCGTTCAGTCTCTGGAAGAGCTCAAGGGCAAGCAGATCTCCACGCCGTTCGGCAGTGCCGCCTGGGGAATGACCCTGCAGGTGCTTGCGGACAAAGGGCTGAGTGAGAGTATTCAACTGCGGGATCAGGGACCGCCCGTGGGTGTGGCCAATATCGCAGGCGGTCGTATCGATGCCCATGCTGACTTTACGCCCTGGTCGGAAGTGATGGAGTTCCGCGGCACCGGCCGCAAAATCTTCGATGGCAGCGAAGCAGACATCCCCACCTTTCACGGCACTGTCGTACGCAAGGAGTTTGCCGACGAGCATCCCGAAGTCGTTCAGGGCGTCATCAACGCCACCCTTGAAGCTCAGGCATGGATTCAGGAAGACCCCATGCGCGCGGCGATGAAAGTGTCTGAGTGGACCGGTATTGAGAAGGAGGTGCTCTACCTTTACTTGAGCAATGGCGGCATCACCACGCAGGATGCCTCAATCAAGCCCCAATGGGTTGCGTCTCTGAAGGAGAGCCACGCTTTGCTGCAGCGGGAACGTAACGTGCCGGATCTGGATTTCGAGCGCTGGGTCGACGACCAGTTCGTTCGCAAAGCCTACGAGAAAAACGGCGTCGACTACGATGAACAGGTGGCTGAGGTCGTAACCCCCAAAGCCAACAATGCGGACCTTGCCCAGGCCGAAATCTGGTTCAAGGACGAGGGTGTGAGCGAGTACGACACGATTGCCGCCATGTTTGAAGCCAGAAAAAAGGCGGAAGCGGATGGCAAGGAAATCAACGCCACTTACGTCTACGACCACAGTACGGGGCTGAAGCTGTTCGGTAAGGCGGCCTTCATGGTCGAGAACAGCGGTGGTAATCTCGTTGCCTTCATGAAGAAAGCCGACGCTGACACCTACGCCAGCACCAACGGTGGCAGTCTGATTGCAGGCCTCGGTCAGTAG
- a CDS encoding DUF488 family protein: MPSTLWTLGHSSRSWEEFLQLLKSQTIEFVVDVRRFAGSRKHPQFGQDELADRLAEAGVGYLMVEELGGRRKPDPDSANTIWRHPSFRAYADHMETAEYQAGRERLLEKARKHRTAVMCSEAVWWRCHRSMIADDLKIAGVQVLHIMSPTKTVEHPFTAPASEQHGDLVYGPATKSEKPSD, encoded by the coding sequence ATGCCATCGACCCTGTGGACTCTGGGCCATTCATCCCGGTCCTGGGAGGAATTCCTGCAGCTGTTGAAGTCGCAGACTATCGAGTTTGTGGTGGACGTGCGCCGGTTCGCTGGGTCTCGCAAGCACCCGCAATTTGGTCAGGACGAGCTGGCAGACCGGCTGGCCGAGGCCGGTGTTGGTTACCTCATGGTTGAAGAACTCGGCGGCCGGCGCAAACCGGATCCGGACTCGGCCAATACCATCTGGCGCCACCCCTCTTTCCGGGCCTACGCAGACCACATGGAAACCGCGGAGTACCAGGCCGGCCGTGAACGCCTGCTTGAGAAAGCGCGAAAACACCGAACCGCGGTCATGTGCTCCGAAGCCGTCTGGTGGCGCTGCCACCGCTCGATGATCGCGGACGATCTCAAAATAGCCGGCGTCCAGGTTCTGCATATCATGTCGCCCACCAAGACTGTGGAGCATCCGTTTACCGCCCCGGCGTCGGAGCAGCACGGCGACCTCGTATATGGCCCGGCGACCAAGAGCGAAAAGCCCTCGGATTGA
- a CDS encoding NnrS family protein has translation MTKKARQPFANLYFFPLAAAYAALVLPWSVLAQFELVVAPPGIQAPLGHAHEMIFGFALAVVAGYVLGPQPKPRIFLLTAIWLTARIAFLGWPSSMVSLALNIGFAVLLAYRVVPRFARTAKKWRNKAVAPIILGLCAGAVVFHGLYRAEIAGPLYGILLEAILLLSTLMFFMGGRMLAPAVAGHLLKQGHELEARVQPRLEGTVLIVMGLVLVLNLLPWAPWRQMTGLLLLLAAALTLFRLVRWPVRLCLGRPDLLALMLGYWWIIAGWVLIATALLSNAIPLSTALHGMTIGALGTLTLTVMARTRTQRSHKHTDMPKAVYVAIALISFAALARIAAAVVPGLSLYLLGAFSWSLAFLILTVVLIQLAQAEKRRRSLL, from the coding sequence GTGACAAAAAAGGCCCGGCAGCCCTTTGCCAACCTCTATTTTTTCCCCCTCGCGGCGGCCTATGCCGCCCTCGTGCTGCCTTGGTCCGTGCTGGCCCAGTTCGAACTTGTGGTGGCGCCCCCTGGGATTCAGGCTCCGCTGGGCCATGCCCATGAGATGATCTTCGGCTTCGCCCTGGCGGTGGTCGCGGGGTACGTTCTGGGACCCCAGCCGAAGCCCCGGATTTTCCTGCTGACGGCAATTTGGCTGACGGCGCGTATTGCCTTCCTCGGCTGGCCATCGAGCATGGTTTCGTTAGCGCTCAATATCGGCTTCGCCGTCTTGCTCGCGTATCGGGTCGTACCACGGTTCGCCCGCACCGCTAAAAAATGGCGAAACAAAGCCGTAGCGCCGATCATCCTGGGCCTGTGCGCAGGCGCTGTGGTGTTCCACGGGCTTTACCGGGCCGAAATAGCGGGGCCTTTGTATGGCATTCTGCTGGAGGCGATCCTGCTGTTGAGCACCCTGATGTTCTTTATGGGCGGTCGCATGCTGGCGCCAGCGGTCGCTGGACACCTGCTAAAACAGGGCCATGAACTGGAAGCACGGGTTCAGCCCCGGCTTGAAGGCACTGTGCTGATAGTGATGGGCCTCGTTCTGGTGCTCAATCTGCTGCCGTGGGCACCGTGGCGCCAGATGACTGGCCTTCTGCTTCTCCTCGCCGCTGCCCTGACGTTGTTTCGTTTGGTGCGCTGGCCCGTCAGGCTCTGCCTGGGCCGCCCTGACCTGCTGGCTCTGATGCTGGGCTATTGGTGGATCATCGCCGGGTGGGTCCTGATTGCCACCGCGCTTCTGAGCAATGCTATCCCTCTTTCAACGGCCCTGCACGGCATGACCATTGGCGCCCTGGGCACGCTGACGCTGACGGTTATGGCGCGAACCCGGACACAACGTAGCCACAAACACACAGATATGCCCAAGGCTGTCTATGTAGCCATCGCCCTGATCTCTTTTGCTGCCCTGGCGCGGATTGCCGCCGCCGTCGTGCCAGGGCTGTCGCTCTATCTTCTCGGGGCTTTCAGCTGGAGCCTCGCTTTTCTGATCCTCACTGTCGTACTGATTCAGCTCGCTCAAGCTGAAAAGCGGCGCAGAAGCCTGCTCTGA
- a CDS encoding SOS response-associated peptidase has product MCGRYNVTDDPFVHELMTKLGLPDLYPRPQLNVPPGAEGDFVIQRGNERLLTRGIWSLLIEKRAQGAGFRPNPKFQTFNARADRLTTSPLWRKVYPGRRCVIPVSAFHEWRGKQVYHIHPSGEATALAGLWQTWQFGDETVNSFTVITLPPHPRFSHIHPKSIPLMLRPTDFDAWLDPDFHQVDAFQDLMKTHIPAPLVCQPVNSPDDLVPVGEAEVLDADRHG; this is encoded by the coding sequence ATGTGCGGTCGTTACAACGTTACTGATGACCCTTTCGTGCACGAGCTGATGACAAAGCTGGGCTTGCCGGATCTCTACCCGCGACCGCAGCTGAACGTTCCCCCCGGGGCTGAGGGTGACTTTGTAATCCAGCGAGGGAATGAGCGGCTCCTCACGCGGGGTATCTGGTCACTGCTTATTGAAAAACGAGCCCAAGGTGCTGGCTTCAGGCCCAATCCCAAGTTCCAGACGTTCAATGCCCGTGCTGACCGGCTGACGACCAGTCCCCTGTGGCGCAAGGTCTATCCCGGCAGGCGTTGCGTCATTCCGGTCAGCGCGTTTCACGAATGGCGCGGCAAGCAGGTCTACCATATTCATCCATCAGGTGAAGCCACCGCCCTGGCCGGACTTTGGCAAACCTGGCAATTTGGGGACGAAACAGTGAATTCTTTCACGGTCATCACCTTGCCGCCGCATCCCAGGTTCAGCCATATCCACCCCAAAAGCATCCCACTGATGCTCCGCCCGACAGACTTCGACGCCTGGCTGGATCCGGATTTTCACCAGGTCGATGCCTTCCAGGATCTGATGAAGACCCACATACCGGCTCCGCTGGTGTGCCAGCCGGTTAACAGCCCCGACGATCTCGTGCCCGTAGGTGAGGCCGAAGTGCTGGACGCTGATCGGCATGGTTGA
- a CDS encoding zinc-binding metallopeptidase family protein codes for MRVFSNPVGPGSLWFDNLTTAEGTPVAYDPQARAFVPMPPFCANREVIGCNWIAPEQGAFCRACAMTALAPDPAIPDAIPNWATTEAAKRWVLDNLGRWHWFRPEDPGAPPVFHLLAEGHTPVAMGHVEGVVTISVAEANPVLSTTRREALDEPYRTMIGHMRHEIAHMLWWRLSLREDFLDAFRAMFGDERVDYQAALQHHYNQGPPADWKSRFLSSYASSHPHEDWAETAAHLLHLTDITDSFVAAGLWSPELPGANWDPYAEPDAEKLIYAAASLAMGVNHINRSMGLSDLYPFVLSGVAQRKLAFVHHWLRRGAQGW; via the coding sequence ATGCGTGTTTTCTCCAATCCGGTCGGTCCCGGCTCTCTCTGGTTTGACAACCTCACCACAGCCGAGGGAACGCCCGTCGCCTACGATCCCCAGGCCCGGGCGTTTGTGCCGATGCCGCCATTCTGCGCCAACCGGGAGGTGATAGGCTGCAACTGGATCGCGCCTGAACAGGGCGCTTTTTGCCGGGCCTGTGCCATGACCGCACTGGCTCCTGACCCCGCTATACCTGATGCCATCCCGAACTGGGCAACGACCGAAGCGGCCAAACGCTGGGTTCTGGACAACCTGGGCCGCTGGCACTGGTTCCGGCCTGAAGACCCCGGCGCACCGCCTGTTTTCCATCTGCTTGCGGAAGGCCACACGCCTGTCGCCATGGGGCATGTCGAGGGCGTGGTCACCATTAGCGTTGCCGAGGCCAATCCGGTGCTGAGCACAACGCGCCGTGAAGCACTGGATGAGCCCTACCGGACGATGATCGGGCACATGCGCCACGAGATCGCGCACATGCTCTGGTGGCGGCTCAGCCTGCGTGAAGATTTTCTGGATGCGTTTCGCGCCATGTTTGGCGACGAGCGTGTCGACTATCAGGCCGCGCTCCAGCACCATTACAACCAAGGCCCGCCGGCTGACTGGAAGTCTCGGTTCCTGAGTTCATACGCCTCGTCCCACCCACACGAAGACTGGGCCGAAACCGCCGCACACCTGCTGCACCTTACCGACATCACTGACAGTTTTGTCGCCGCCGGGCTCTGGTCGCCGGAGCTACCCGGTGCAAACTGGGATCCATATGCAGAGCCAGACGCCGAGAAGCTGATCTATGCCGCAGCGTCGCTGGCCATGGGCGTCAACCACATTAATCGCTCGATGGGCCTTTCTGACCTGTATCCCTTCGTGCTGTCAGGAGTGGCGCAGCGGAAACTGGCGTTCGTACACCACTGGCTACGCCGAGGTGCGCAAGGCTGGTAG
- a CDS encoding MFS transporter: MRFPAFMRENPRLALFAFLATATSGFGQTFFFSVFGSGIRDTFGLANSSYGLAYGLATLLSAALILKLGTLADRWALGQVTVLAVVILACGCFMIGWAPHWSLLIPGFLLARLGGQAMLSHLGITVAGRYFERSRGRIMALTAAGFPVAEAILPASAGLMLVWGGWRLPWFVAVGVLLLFCLPTLLFLARHAAHPSQLAESSSGNTGAGLTRAEVLRDRGFYFLLPAVLAVPFTVTAILFHQTAIAELRDWPTERVATAFTGFAAGHLLSLSFAGVLVDRLGAQRSLTLGLLPILCGLLILAFTDALWTPYLYLAVTGVSLGCVGAAGGAIWPERYGVRHLGAIRSVAQATMVFSTALSPILIGFFLDLGLNTTAVSLLLASAVAGSLVLGHLAPAISPVSESLEHEQ; encoded by the coding sequence GTGAGATTCCCAGCTTTCATGCGCGAAAACCCCCGCCTGGCATTGTTTGCCTTTCTGGCAACAGCTACATCCGGGTTTGGCCAGACGTTCTTTTTCTCGGTTTTCGGTAGCGGCATTCGCGACACTTTCGGCCTGGCCAACAGCAGTTATGGTTTGGCCTATGGATTGGCGACTTTGCTTTCGGCAGCGCTGATCCTGAAGCTGGGCACGCTTGCTGATCGTTGGGCGCTGGGGCAAGTGACCGTCCTTGCAGTTGTGATTCTGGCATGCGGGTGTTTCATGATCGGGTGGGCACCCCACTGGTCGCTGTTGATACCGGGGTTTCTGCTTGCACGGCTGGGCGGGCAGGCCATGCTGTCCCACCTTGGCATTACGGTGGCTGGGCGTTATTTCGAGCGCAGCCGTGGACGCATCATGGCGTTGACGGCGGCCGGCTTCCCGGTAGCTGAAGCCATACTGCCAGCATCTGCCGGCCTGATGCTCGTGTGGGGCGGGTGGCGCCTGCCCTGGTTTGTCGCGGTCGGTGTGCTGCTCCTGTTCTGCCTGCCGACACTTCTCTTTCTGGCGAGACACGCAGCTCATCCATCGCAGTTGGCAGAGTCCAGCAGCGGCAACACCGGCGCCGGCCTGACCCGGGCCGAGGTATTGCGGGATCGGGGCTTCTATTTCCTGTTACCAGCGGTGCTGGCGGTGCCATTTACCGTTACCGCGATACTTTTCCATCAAACCGCCATCGCCGAGTTACGCGACTGGCCGACAGAACGTGTCGCTACCGCTTTCACCGGCTTTGCCGCGGGCCACTTGCTGAGCCTCTCTTTCGCGGGTGTGCTGGTGGATCGCTTGGGCGCGCAGCGTTCGCTGACCCTGGGCCTGCTGCCCATTCTCTGCGGATTGCTCATACTGGCATTCACGGACGCTCTCTGGACGCCCTATCTTTATCTTGCAGTGACGGGCGTCAGCCTGGGGTGTGTGGGCGCCGCAGGCGGGGCAATCTGGCCCGAGCGATACGGCGTTCGACATCTCGGCGCCATCCGCTCTGTTGCCCAGGCGACTATGGTGTTCTCGACGGCGCTCTCGCCGATACTAATAGGATTTTTTCTGGACCTGGGCCTGAACACTACAGCCGTTTCACTTTTGCTTGCGTCGGCGGTCGCCGGGAGTCTGGTGCTGGGTCATCTCGCACCAGCCATCAGCCCTGTAAGTGAAAGCCTGGAGCACGAACAGTAA
- a CDS encoding amylo-alpha-1,6-glucosidase: MINTCLDESIRLLQRNSTEAGVLAATRSKEAEERRYTRVFGRDAAICALGMAVVDDPVLRQSARASLLLLAQHQAENGQIPKYVDPSGAEADFWYLGCIDATLWWLIALKFFARHARDAELELLVQPNVQRALTWLRCQEHPRLYLLQQNEASDWADIMPRSGFVLYTNALWYAVKRLYGLSYQEETKFHFNHLFFPFSRDIPDYRRLRLLMHYVRNRGKNSELYLSFVNFSFWGDEGDIFGNLLAVLFGLADEGPSNRILRAIEATGAADVFPIRVTDTPIGRDHVMWRSYMGRHKQNLDYQYHNGGIWPYVGGFWAMALTSVGQHKKAGNAIEQMARASEVGDWGFYEWFHGESGEPNGMRGQSWNAALFILAESMVRQKTRSEDMFF, encoded by the coding sequence ATGATCAACACCTGTCTTGACGAGTCGATCAGGCTCTTGCAGCGCAACAGTACTGAAGCCGGAGTACTTGCCGCAACCCGGAGTAAGGAGGCAGAAGAACGGCGCTATACCCGGGTTTTCGGCCGCGATGCTGCGATCTGTGCGTTGGGCATGGCTGTCGTGGACGATCCCGTGCTGCGCCAGAGTGCGAGGGCGAGCCTGCTTCTGCTTGCCCAGCATCAGGCTGAGAACGGCCAGATTCCCAAGTACGTGGACCCCTCCGGCGCAGAAGCCGATTTCTGGTATCTCGGCTGTATCGACGCCACCCTCTGGTGGCTCATCGCTCTCAAGTTCTTTGCCCGGCATGCCAGGGACGCGGAGCTTGAACTCCTGGTTCAGCCCAATGTCCAGCGTGCACTGACCTGGCTACGCTGTCAGGAGCACCCCAGGCTCTATCTGCTGCAACAGAACGAGGCGAGTGACTGGGCCGATATCATGCCGCGTTCCGGCTTTGTCCTTTACACCAACGCACTCTGGTATGCCGTAAAGCGGTTGTACGGCCTGTCTTACCAGGAGGAGACCAAGTTTCACTTCAATCACCTCTTTTTCCCTTTCTCCCGTGACATTCCGGATTACCGGCGCTTGCGACTTCTCATGCATTATGTGCGCAATCGGGGCAAGAACAGTGAGCTGTATCTGAGCTTCGTCAACTTCTCCTTCTGGGGCGATGAGGGCGACATATTCGGCAATCTCCTGGCGGTTCTGTTCGGTCTGGCCGACGAAGGCCCATCCAATCGCATCCTCCGGGCGATCGAGGCAACCGGGGCAGCAGACGTGTTTCCGATTCGGGTGACAGATACGCCGATTGGGCGCGACCACGTGATGTGGCGTTCATACATGGGCCGGCACAAACAGAACCTGGATTATCAGTACCACAATGGCGGCATCTGGCCTTACGTAGGCGGTTTCTGGGCCATGGCGTTGACGTCGGTAGGGCAACACAAGAAAGCCGGCAATGCGATCGAACAGATGGCCCGCGCCAGTGAAGTCGGCGACTGGGGATTCTATGAATGGTTTCACGGAGAAAGCGGTGAGCCCAATGGCATGCGCGGGCAGTCCTGGAACGCGGCGCTATTCATCCTGGCGGAGTCCATGGTCCGGCAAAAAACGCGTAGCGAGGACATGTTCTTCTGA
- a CDS encoding alpha/beta hydrolase family protein — translation MTATSEPVDIQVGDDQIAGTFLTPQSKIPGVLFVHGWGGSQESDLARARGIAGLGCICLTFDLRGHARTVAQKEQVTREHNLKDLCAAYDLLAEHPSIDPGAIAVVGSSYGGYLASILTGLRTVRWLALQVPALYRDEGWSLPKGKLNREQLQAYRRERVTADGNRALSACSQFSGDVLIVESEHDHLIPHETIMSYRNAFVSSHSLTHRIIDGADHALTGKNDQDAYTSILVSWVTEMVVGARVGDSPQR, via the coding sequence ATGACTGCAACCAGTGAGCCCGTAGACATACAGGTCGGGGATGACCAGATCGCAGGTACATTTCTGACGCCACAGTCGAAAATTCCTGGTGTACTCTTTGTGCACGGTTGGGGCGGCAGTCAGGAGAGCGACCTTGCAAGAGCCAGGGGGATCGCCGGCCTGGGCTGCATTTGCCTGACGTTCGATTTACGGGGGCATGCCAGAACGGTCGCCCAGAAAGAGCAGGTCACGCGTGAACACAACCTCAAAGATCTCTGCGCAGCCTACGACCTGCTCGCCGAGCACCCTTCCATAGACCCTGGGGCAATCGCCGTCGTGGGCAGCAGTTATGGCGGTTACCTGGCCAGCATCCTGACCGGCTTGAGAACCGTGCGATGGCTGGCGTTGCAGGTGCCGGCGCTATACAGGGATGAAGGCTGGAGTCTGCCTAAAGGCAAGCTCAATCGCGAGCAGCTGCAGGCTTACCGGCGCGAGCGGGTCACCGCCGATGGCAACCGCGCTCTTTCGGCCTGCTCGCAGTTCTCGGGTGACGTGCTCATCGTTGAGTCTGAACACGACCACCTGATACCCCACGAGACTATCATGAGCTACCGGAACGCTTTCGTGTCGTCCCATTCCCTGACCCACCGCATTATCGATGGCGCTGACCATGCGCTTACGGGAAAAAACGACCAGGACGCTTACACCTCCATACTGGTGAGCTGGGTCACCGAGATGGTTGTCGGTGCACGTGTTGGCGATTCACCTCAGCGGTAA
- a CDS encoding DUF3182 family protein — protein sequence MGTGTDAVVVVYPGRDPGPEHERITHQELARRIARLQNLEFGGEYVPGKYHRPLYLVPRESITTLSEAQKLGINDEQDLFGGVVPYPFVASKAISHPLVSASATAPEGWVRDFAEEVRDAVLPGFTAFSLADAYTAGLRLLDLGPVRVKTVRATAGRGQARISTSDELSHYLDCQDQSEIANHGLVLEQHLEDLTTFSVGQVRLGKLTVSYYGTQRLTRDNSGEEVYGGSDLTVARGNFDALLALDLAADAKLAVAQAQQYDRAANTCYQDFFASRRNYDIARGAAPGGDTRSGVLEQSWRIGGASSAEIAALEAFQADPSLAAICTSSLEVFGAHVQVPPEAEILYQGEDPDLGYMTKCVITRPYG from the coding sequence TTGGGAACAGGCACTGATGCAGTCGTCGTCGTTTACCCTGGACGGGACCCAGGACCAGAACACGAACGGATAACCCACCAGGAGCTTGCCCGCCGCATCGCCCGCCTTCAGAACCTGGAGTTCGGCGGCGAATACGTGCCCGGAAAATACCACCGCCCGCTTTATCTCGTGCCCAGAGAGTCGATTACGACTCTTTCTGAAGCGCAGAAGCTGGGTATCAATGACGAGCAAGATCTGTTCGGCGGCGTTGTGCCCTACCCCTTCGTGGCCAGCAAAGCGATTTCCCACCCGCTTGTCAGCGCTTCTGCGACAGCTCCCGAAGGCTGGGTTCGAGACTTCGCCGAAGAGGTCCGCGATGCCGTACTGCCGGGCTTCACCGCTTTTTCTCTGGCGGATGCTTACACGGCCGGCCTGCGATTGCTGGATCTGGGACCGGTTCGCGTCAAAACTGTACGGGCGACAGCCGGACGCGGCCAGGCCAGAATCAGCACGTCCGACGAACTCTCCCACTATCTCGACTGCCAGGATCAATCCGAAATCGCCAATCACGGTCTCGTACTTGAACAACACCTTGAAGACCTGACGACATTCAGTGTGGGCCAGGTGCGGCTCGGGAAACTCACCGTGAGCTATTACGGCACGCAGCGGCTGACCCGGGATAACAGCGGCGAGGAGGTCTATGGCGGCAGTGACCTGACCGTAGCCCGGGGCAACTTCGATGCTTTGCTGGCGCTGGATCTTGCTGCCGATGCAAAGCTTGCGGTCGCTCAGGCCCAACAATACGACCGGGCGGCCAACACCTGCTACCAGGATTTCTTCGCATCCCGACGCAATTACGACATTGCCCGCGGCGCTGCCCCGGGTGGTGATACGCGCTCTGGCGTACTCGAGCAGTCGTGGCGCATTGGCGGGGCGAGCAGTGCCGAGATCGCGGCACTGGAAGCTTTTCAGGCTGATCCGAGCCTGGCGGCAATCTGCACAAGCTCCCTGGAAGTCTTCGGCGCTCATGTGCAGGTGCCGCCTGAAGCCGAGATTCTCTATCAGGGTGAGGACCCCGATCTGGGTTATATGACGAAATGTGTCATTACCAGGCCCTACGGCTAG